Below is a genomic region from Dehalococcoidia bacterium.
CCGTTAGTCTATCCCCCGATCGGAACTCATGCCACACTCTCCCCTCTCTTCGGTTTTTTTGCCCCTTTCCTGGATTTCTTTGGCAGGAGTAGCCCCCTCTCCTCAGCCGCCTCTCGCAAATCCCCCAGAACAGCCAGGTGATCGATGTAGAACAGTCCGGGAGGGCCCTGAATACTCGGCAAGCCCCTGGCAGATTCCATTCCCATATAGCAGACCTTATGGCACTTGCCGCACATGGTGCAGTGCTCAAGCCCTTCTTTGACAGCCTGCGCCACCCGATCCCCCTCATCTCGCGGGTCATAGTACCGCATCCCGATCCTTAACATGGCAGCCGGCCCGGCAAATCTGGCAAGTTTCATATCGTCTTTTAGCGCCGGACACACCGTGTAACACAGCAGGCACTCGGTGCACCGGTAAATGCCGCACATTTTCTCGTAGGTCGCCATGGGGACAACCGGCATCTCTTCCATCGGCTGTTGTCGAAGCAGATACGGCATGATGCTGTGCAACTTCGCTTTGACCTTGCTGCGATCCACGATCATGTCCCGGATGACAGGGAAGCCTTTGAGGGGCTCGATGGTAATCTCCCCCGGTTTAACGGGAGTCATGCAGGCCAACACCGGCTTGCCATTGACCATCATCCCGCATCGCCCACACCATACCGCCCGACATCCGTAGTCAAAGACGATGTCCTCGTAATCTTCATAGATTTTGACCAGCACTTCCAATACGGATAGATACGGCTTCCAGGGCAGCTCATATATCTTGTAATAGGGCTTGCCGTCGGTGGCCGGGTCGTATCGGAATACCTTGGCAAAGACTTTTTCTTGAGTCATGGCAGCATCCCCCTTATTTTCTCAGGCGAAATCTCGGTGGCCACCACTGGCCTCTTCTCGGCCTTCATCTTCCCATTAACCCGCTTGATATAAACATTGGCCAGCCAGTTCTGGTCATCTCTATCGGGGTAATCCGATCGGTAGTGCGT
It encodes:
- a CDS encoding 2Fe-2S iron-sulfur cluster-binding protein, with translation MTQEKVFAKVFRYDPATDGKPYYKIYELPWKPYLSVLEVLVKIYEDYEDIVFDYGCRAVWCGRCGMMVNGKPVLACMTPVKPGEITIEPLKGFPVIRDMIVDRSKVKAKLHSIMPYLLRQQPMEEMPVVPMATYEKMCGIYRCTECLLCYTVCPALKDDMKLARFAGPAAMLRIGMRYYDPRDEGDRVAQAVKEGLEHCTMCGKCHKVCYMGMESARGLPSIQGPPGLFYIDHLAVLGDLREAAEERGLLLPKKSRKGAKKPKRGESVA